Proteins co-encoded in one Fusarium fujikuroi IMI 58289 draft genome, chromosome FFUJ_chr06 genomic window:
- a CDS encoding probable fumarylacetoacetate hydrolase gives MSWLSIPAESDFSIANIPFGIISTSSNATPRPAIAIGDHVLDLDAFAKGDGFSGSSEIQKYVDVFSQQSLNAFAALGRPFHRVTRSYLQDVFAKDTKNPVLKDNQKLQDTALLKRSDVKNHLPLTIGDYTDFYAGKNHAFNVGCLFRGPDNALQPNYTHLPVAYHGRASSVVVSGTPIRRPWGQILRPGNKVPDLAPCERLDIELEMGMFICRENEMGSPVPIDEADEHIFGYVLMNDWSARDIQAWEYVPLGPFTAKNLGTSISAWVVLADALEGAKAAGIKNDNEILPYLKEKKENNVLDIDLEVEIITAAGNKNHLSKTTSRNLLWSWPQMIAHHTITGCNLRPGDLLGSGTISGTESGTEGSMLEQTKGGKVPIQLKDGEERKFIQNGDTLIIRGAYGSGDKKVGFGEVSGQILEPLPLFN, from the exons ATGTCGTGGCTATCTATCCCCGCCGAGTCTGACttctccatcgccaacatccCCTTTGGCATCATCTCTACTTCGTCAAATGCTACGCCTCGACCTGCTATCGCGATCGGCGATCATGTTCTAGACCTTGATGCTTTTGCGAAGGGTGATGGGTTCTCGGGAAGTTCTGAGATCCAGAAGTATGTCGATGTGTTTTCGCAACAGTCTTTGAATGCATTCGCGGCGCTTGGTCGTCCGTTTCATCGCGTGACGAGGAGTTACCTCCAGGATGTCTTTGCGAAAGACACCAAGAATCCAGTGTTGAAGGATAACCAGAAACTTCAAGACACGGCTCTTCTGAAGCGCTCTGATGTCAAGAACCATCTCCCCTTGACCATCGGCGATTACACAGATTTCTACGCCGGCAAGAACCACGCCTTCAACGTCGGCTGTCTCTTCCGCGGTCCCGACAACGCTCTCCAACCCAACTACACTCATCTCCCCGTCGCTTATCACGGAAGAGCCAGCAGCGTTGTCGTATCAGGCACACCAATCCGACGACCTTGGGGACAAATCCTCCGCCCTGGCAACAAGGTTCCTGACCTTGCGCCATGTGAGAGGCTCGACATTGAGCTCGAGATGGGCATGTTTATCTGCCGTGAGAACGAGATGGGAAGCCCTGTTCCTATTGACGAGGCTGATGAGCACATCTTTGGTTATGTCCTCATGAATGACTGGAGCGCACGAGATATCCAGGCTTGGGAATATGTGCCTCTTGGTCCTTTCACGGCTAAGAACTTGGGTACGAGTATTAGTGCTTGGGTCGTGCTGGCTGATGCTCTTGAGGGGGCCAAGGCAGCTGGTATCAAGAACGATAATGAGATTCTGCCCTatctgaaggagaagaaggagaacaatGTCTTGGATATTGACCTCGAGGTCGAAATCATCA CCGCCGCTGGCAACAAGAATCATCTCAGCAAGACAACCTCACGCAACTTGCTCTGGTCGTGGCCTCAGATGATCGCACATCACACCATCACAGGCTGCAACCTTCGACCTGGTGATCTTCTCGGATCAGGCACTATCTCCGGCACTGAGTCTGGTACCGAGGGTAGTATGCTGGAACAAACCAAGGGCGGCAAGGTGCCCATTCAATTGAAGGATGGAGAGGAGCGTAAGTTCATCCAGAATGGCGATACCCTCATTATTCGTGGTGCGTATGGCAGTGGCGATAAGAAGGTTGGCTTTGGTGAGGTGTCGGGACAGATCCttgagcctcttcctctgttcAATTGA
- a CDS encoding probable maleylacetoacetate isomerase, with protein sequence MSDSQYTLYSYFRSSCSARIRIALNAKGVPYELAFVNLLKNEHLSDSHKTLNPSASVPVLISNASQDKPFRIGQSVAALEYLEEKHPSHPLLPSNPEARATVRTLVNIVCADIQPVTNLRIMRRIRELGGNAEEWNKQLMTDGLKAYEEVAKDSAGKCSVGDELTLADACLMPAMWNAERFGVDLTLFPTIGKIVEGLKDHPAVVKAHWQNQPDTPDNLKA encoded by the coding sequence ATGTCTGACTCTCAGTATACTCTCTACTCTTACTTTCGATCCTCATGCTCAGCGCGTATTCGCATCGCTCTCAATGCAAAAGGAGTTCCATATGAGTTAGCATTCGTCAATCTACTCAAGAATGAGCATCTCTCCGACTCTCACAAGACCCTCAACCCATCAGCTTCCGTCCCGGTTCTCATCTCAAATGCCTCCCAAGACAAACCCTTCCGCATTGGCCAATCTGTCGCAGCCCTAGAGTATCTCGAAGAAAAACACCCTTCCCATCCTCTCCTCCCCTCTAACCCCGAAGCACGTGCAACAGTACGAACTCTCGTCAACATCGTTTGCGCAGACATCCAGCCCGTTACAAACCTGCGCATCATGCGCCGTATCAGAGAGCTCGGTGGAAATGCAGAAGAGTGGAACAAGCAGCTCATGACTGATGGACTTAAGGCTTATGAAGAGGTTGCTAAGGATTCAGCAGGGAAGTgcagtgttggtgatgagttgACGCTGGCGGATGCTTGTCTTATGCCTGCGATGTGGAATGCTGAGAGGTTTGGTGTTGACTTGACGCTCTTTCCAACGATCGGGAAAATCGTGGAGGGTTTGAAGGATCATCCTGCTGTTGTGAAGGCGCATTGGCAGAATCAGCCTGATACGCCTGACAATCTCAAGGCTTGA